From the genome of Bacteroides sp. MSB163, one region includes:
- a CDS encoding aconitate hydratase gives MVYDVTMLKAFYASYKGKMEHVRAILQRPLTLAEKILYTHLFDEKGVKDYNRGEDYVNFRPDRVAMQDATAQMALLQFMNAGREQVAVPSTVHCDHLIQAYRGAREDIATATKTNEEVYDFLRDVSSRYGIGFWQPGAGIIHQVVLENYAFPGGMMVGTDSHTPNAGGLGMVAIGVGGADAVDVMTGMEWELKMPRLIGVHLKGELNGWAAPKDVILKLAGILTVKGGTNAIIEYFGPGTASLSATGKATICNMGAEVGATTSLFPYDDRMATYLKATGREEVAEMADSVAGDLRADADIMIAPEKYYDRVIEIDLSRLEPYINGPFTPDAATPISEFAEKVLVNGYPRKMEVGLIGSCTNSSYQDLSRAVSLARQVEEKHLKVAAPLIVNPGSERIRATAERDGMIGTFEKVGATIMANACGPCIGQWKRETDNPTRKNSIVTSFNRNFAKRADGNPNTYAFVASPELTMALTIAGDLCFNPLTDVLVNREGEKVKLSEPVGEELPPKGFAEGSEGYIAPSSEKVEINVNLHSQRLQLLQPFPAWEGTDLLNMPLLIKVQGKCTTDHISMAGPWLRFRGHLENISDNMLMGAVNAFNGETNSVWNRSTNMYGPVSGTAKMYKSEGISSIVVAEENYGEGSSREHAAMEPRFLKVRVILAKSFARIHETNLKKQGMLALTFVDKADYDKIQEHDLISVIGLMDFAPGRNLKIVLHHEDGTKDSFEAQHTYNEQQIGWFRAGSALNAR, from the coding sequence ATGGTGTATGACGTAACTATGTTAAAGGCCTTTTATGCTTCTTATAAGGGGAAAATGGAACACGTGCGGGCTATACTGCAACGTCCGCTGACATTAGCAGAAAAGATTTTGTATACTCATCTGTTTGATGAGAAGGGGGTAAAAGACTACAATCGGGGAGAAGATTATGTAAACTTCCGCCCTGACCGTGTAGCAATGCAGGATGCAACCGCTCAAATGGCATTGCTGCAATTTATGAATGCAGGTCGTGAACAAGTTGCTGTACCTTCAACGGTGCATTGCGACCATCTGATACAGGCCTATAGAGGAGCCCGGGAAGATATTGCCACTGCTACCAAGACAAACGAAGAAGTATACGATTTTTTGCGTGATGTTTCTTCCCGATACGGCATCGGCTTCTGGCAACCGGGTGCGGGTATTATTCATCAGGTGGTATTGGAAAATTATGCCTTTCCTGGTGGAATGATGGTAGGTACGGATTCGCATACGCCCAATGCAGGTGGTCTGGGTATGGTTGCCATCGGCGTCGGTGGTGCCGATGCAGTGGATGTGATGACCGGTATGGAATGGGAATTGAAAATGCCCCGTTTGATTGGTGTACATCTGAAAGGTGAATTAAATGGTTGGGCGGCTCCAAAAGATGTGATTCTGAAGTTGGCAGGTATCCTGACGGTTAAAGGCGGTACAAATGCAATCATTGAATATTTTGGACCGGGCACGGCTTCTTTGTCTGCTACCGGTAAGGCAACTATTTGTAATATGGGTGCCGAAGTCGGCGCCACTACGTCACTTTTCCCTTATGATGATCGTATGGCTACTTATCTGAAAGCCACAGGAAGGGAAGAAGTGGCAGAGATGGCTGATTCTGTGGCGGGTGATCTTCGTGCAGATGCCGACATCATGATTGCCCCGGAGAAGTATTACGACCGGGTAATTGAGATTGACCTTTCCAGGCTGGAACCTTATATTAATGGTCCTTTTACTCCCGATGCTGCTACGCCTATTTCTGAATTTGCAGAAAAAGTATTGGTTAACGGTTATCCGCGCAAGATGGAAGTCGGATTGATAGGTTCATGCACCAATTCATCCTATCAGGATTTAAGTCGTGCCGTTTCCTTGGCGCGCCAAGTTGAAGAGAAGCACCTGAAAGTAGCCGCTCCCCTGATTGTGAACCCCGGTTCCGAACGGATACGGGCTACAGCAGAGCGGGATGGTATGATAGGAACTTTTGAAAAAGTCGGTGCTACAATTATGGCAAATGCCTGCGGTCCCTGTATTGGTCAGTGGAAACGTGAGACAGATAACCCTACTCGCAAAAATTCTATCGTAACCTCTTTCAACCGTAATTTTGCTAAACGTGCAGACGGTAATCCGAATACGTATGCCTTTGTCGCTTCCCCCGAATTGACGATGGCACTGACGATTGCCGGAGATCTTTGTTTCAATCCGCTGACAGATGTATTGGTGAATCGTGAAGGTGAAAAGGTAAAACTCTCCGAGCCTGTGGGTGAAGAATTGCCACCGAAAGGATTTGCCGAAGGTAGCGAAGGGTATATAGCCCCCAGCAGTGAAAAGGTGGAAATCAATGTGAATCTCCATTCGCAACGGCTTCAATTGCTACAACCATTCCCTGCCTGGGAAGGAACCGATTTACTTAATATGCCGTTGCTGATTAAGGTACAGGGTAAATGTACTACAGACCATATTTCAATGGCGGGGCCGTGGCTTCGTTTCCGTGGGCATCTGGAGAATATCTCAGACAATATGCTGATGGGTGCTGTAAATGCTTTCAATGGAGAAACTAACAGTGTCTGGAATCGTTCGACTAATATGTACGGTCCGGTTTCCGGTACGGCAAAGATGTATAAGTCCGAAGGAATTTCTTCCATTGTAGTAGCCGAAGAGAATTATGGTGAAGGTTCCAGTCGTGAACATGCCGCTATGGAGCCCCGTTTCCTGAAGGTCCGTGTGATTCTGGCAAAGAGTTTTGCCCGTATCCATGAAACGAACCTAAAGAAACAAGGTATGCTGGCATTGACTTTTGTGGATAAAGCCGATTATGATAAGATTCAGGAACATGATTTAATTTCGGTAATCGGATTGATGGACTTTGCTCCCGGCCGTAATCTTAAGATTGTCCTTCACCACGAAGATGGTACGAAGGATAGCTTCGAAGCTCAACATACGTATAATGAACAGCAGATAGGCTGGTTTCGTGCCGGTTCTGCTCTTAATGCAAGATAG